The sequence below is a genomic window from Micromonospora aurantiaca ATCC 27029.
CTGCCTGGGCTCGGCGTTTCACCTCTCGGGCCAGGTCGCCGCCGAGGGCTACGGCGGGGGTGCCGGGAAGAGTGGGGTCCTCCCGGTAGAGCCAGCGCAGCGCCTCCTCGTCGTCGTAACCGGCGTCGGCGAGCAGGTTGAGCACTCCGGGCAGGTGCTTGAGCACGGTGCGGTTGGCCACCAGGTCGGCCGGGATCCGGCGGACGCCGTCGCGGCGCACCGCGATCAGCTCACGGTCGCGGATCATCTGGTGCACCTTGCTGATCGACAGGTCCAGGCGCTCGGCCACGTCGGGCAGCGTCAGCCATCCGGCCGGGTCGGCCGGTCCGGCCAGCTCGGGGCCGGTCTCGGCGGGTACGGAATCGGTCACCCGACCACCCTGCCACGTGCCCGCCGGACCCGGTGCACGGCACCCCGCACCGCCGCCGGGAGCGCGGCGGTCCCCCCTTGTCGCAACCCGGCGGTAGCATCCTGTTCTACCTTCATCCCTCCGACACATAGACTGCCTGCCGATGGACACACAGGTCGCCGACACGTTGCTGGGCTCGCTGATCGAGGGGCGCTACCGCATTCGCGGGCGCGTCGCCCGTGGCGGCATGGCGACCGTGTACACCGCCACCGACGAGCGCCTGGAGCGCACCGTGGCGGTCAAGATCATTCACCCGACCCAGGCGCCGCAGGCCAAGGCCCGGATGGCCGGCTTCGTCGAACGCTTCACCGACGAGGCGAAGACGATCGCCCGGCTCACCCACCCGAACGTGGTGGCGGTCTACGACCAGGGCATCCACGCCGGCCTGCCGTACCTGGTGATGGAGTACGTCCGCGGCCGCACGCTGCGCGACGTGCTCGCCGAGCGCCGCCGGCTGAACCCGGACGAGGCGCTCGCGATCACCGAGCAGATGCTCGCCGCGCTCGCCGCCGCGCACCGGGCCGGCCTGGTGCACCGCGACGTCAAGCCGGAGAACGTGCTCGTCGCCGAGGTGCCCACCGGCGGGAGCCGCAACCTCGTCGACAGCGTGGTCAAGGTGGCCGACTTCGGGCTGGCCCGGGCCGTCGAGGCCAGCGCCGAGGACGAGAACGGCAACCAGCTCATGGCGACGGTGGCGTACGTGGCGCCGGAGCTGGTCACCCAGGGCCACGCGGACCCGCGCACCGACGTCTACTCGGCCGGCATCGTGCTGTTCGAGATGCTCACCGGCCGGGTGCCCTACGACGGCGACCGTCCGGTGGAGGTCGCGTGGCAGCACGTCGACCGGGACGTACCGGCGCCGTCGACGCTGGTGCCGACGCTGCCGCCGGCTCTCGACGCGCTCGTCGCCCGGGCCACGCGGCGCGATCCGGCCGGCCGCCCGGCCGACGCCGCGGCGCTGCTGAGCGAGGTGCAGGCGGCCCGCGAGGAGCTGGGCAACCCGCACGCGCACACCACTGTGCTGCGGCAGCTCAGCGACGACACGGCGGTCCTGAGCCAGCCGACCCAGGTGGTGGCCGCGCTCCAGCCGGTCGAGCGCCCGGCGTGGGCACGGCTGCCCGAGAGCGGCGCCGCGCAGCGCCCGCACCGGCGCCGCGCCGTCGAGGAGGACGGCCCGGGGACCGGGTTCGCCGCCCTGCGTACCCGGATCATGGGCTCGCCGCGCGGACGGCTGGCCGTCGCCGCGGCGGTCGTGGTGCTCGGCCTGGTCGCCGCGGTGGGTGGCTGGTGGTTCGGCGTGGGCCGCTACACGGTGGCGCCGCAGATGGTCAGCCTGACCAAGGCCGACGCGGAGGCGCAGGCCCAGCGCGGCGGCTTCACGCTGAAGTACGCCACCCCGCGCCACGACGAGAACGTCCCCAAGGACACAGTGCTCGGGCAGTCCCCCGGCTCGGCCGCGCGGATCGTCAAGGGCGGCACGATCACGCTGACCCTGTCGCTCGGTCCGGAGCGGCTGCCGGTGCCGGACGTGGTGGGCAAGGACTACGCGCTGGCCCAGGCCGAGCTGGAGGGCGCCAACCTGGTTGTGGCCAAGGGCTCCTCCCGGTACGACGACACGCTGCCCGCGGGTGTGGTGCTGGCCACCGACCCGAAGGTGGGCACGGTGGTCAAGCCCGGGGCGAAGGTGACGGTGATCCTCAGCAAGGGTCGCGCGCCGGTGACGGTGCCCAACCTGGTCGGCAAGAGCCTCACCGAGGCGCGCACCATCCTCGCGCAGCTCGGGCTGAAGCCGGTGGAGAACGTCAAGGACTCCGACAAGCCGAAGGACGAGATCCTCGGCCAGAGTCCGGCCGACGGCACCGGCGTGGAGAAGGGCGCCCAGGTCAAGCTGGAGATCAGCAAGGGCCCGCCGCAGGTGGCCGTCCCCCGGGTGGTCGACATGCCCTGCCAGCAGGCCAAGCAGACGCTGGAGAGCCAGGGCTTCCCGGTCAACGTCCAGCTCAACCCGAACGGCATCGTCCGGATCCAGAACCCGGTCGAGAACACGCCGGTGCCGCCGGGTACGACGATCACTGTGACGTGCCTGTGAGCGGATGTGACGGACGCCGGCGGGTGGGGTCGCACACCCCCACCTCCGGCGGTCTGGCCCGGGCGGCCCTGCCGTACGCGGACGCGGCCGAGTCCGAGGTGGTGCAGGTCTACGTCTCGAACTCGCGCGGCTGGGCGCTGCCGGCCGGCGACCCGGCGCAGGACGCGCTGTTCCGCGACGGGTGCGGCGAGCGCGGGCTGCCCGTGTTCATCCACGCCTCGCTGCTGGTCAACCTCGGCTCCCCCACCCCGGCGACCGTGACCCGGTCGGCGGAGACGCTGGCGCACGCGCTGCGGCGGGGCCGGGCGATCGGTGCCGAGGGCGTGGTGTTCCACGCCGGCAGCGCTGTCGACGCCGGTCACGCCGAGGTGGCCCTGCGGCAGGTCCGCGCGGCGCTGCTCCCGCTGCTCGACGAGATCGCCGCCACCGGCGGGCCGATGCTGCTGGTCGAGCCGAGCGCCGGGGGCGGCCGGTCACTGGCGTCCCGGGTCGAGCACCTCGGCCCCTACCTGGACGCGGTCGACCGGCACCCGATGCTCGGGGTCTGCTTCGACACCTGTCACGCCTGGGCGGCCGGTCACGACCTGGCCGCCGAGGGCGGCATGACCGCCACGCTCGACACGCTGGTCGCCACGGTGGGCGCGGACCGGCTGCGGCTGGTGCACGCGAACGACTCGAAGGACCTGTGCGGCTCCACCCGGGACCGGCACGAGAACATCGGCAAGGGCACCATCGGCGAGCCGGCGTTCGCCGAGCTGATGCGCCACCCGGCGACCGCCGGGGTGCCCGTGCTGGTGGAGACCCCCACGGAGAAGCACATCGGCCACGCCGCCGACATCGCCACCCTGAAGCGCCTCCACCCCTGACGGGTCCGCCCGCCCCCTCGCGGGGCGCAGTGGGGCCCGCGGGTCAGGCGCGCAGGGCGGTGTTCAGGATGGTGGCGGCGCGGTCGATCTGCGCGTCGGTGACGTCCAGGTGGGTGACCAGCCGGGCGGTACGCGGGCCGAGCACCGAGATCAGCAACCCCTCCGCCCGCGCGGCAGTCGCCAGCGCGTGCGCGTCCAACGGGTGCTTGGTCAGGTCCAGCGGCACGATGTTGGTCCGCACCACCGACGCGAGCACGCCGTGCGGGGCGACCGCCTCGGCCAGCCGGGCCGCCTTCACGTGGTCGTCGGCGAGCCGCTCGACGTGGTGCGCCAGCGCGTACCGGCCGGCGGCGGCGAGGATGCCGACCTGCCGCATGCCTCCGCCCATCCGCTTGCGCAGGAACCGCGCCCGGGCGATCTTCTCGGCACTGCCCACCACAAGCGAGCCGACCGGCGCGCCGAGGCCCTTGGAGAGGCACACCGAGAGCGTGTCGAACAGCACGCCGTACTCGGCCAGCGGCACCCCGTCGGCGATATGCGCGTGCCAGATCCGCGCGCCGTCGCAGTGCAGGGCCACCCCGTGCTCGTCGGCGACCTCACGCATCCGGCGCAGCGTCGGCAGCGGGATCACCCCACCGCCGCCCCGGTTGTGGGTCTGCTCCACGGCGATCGCCCGCGTGGGCACCGCGAAGTAGCCGTCCGGCCGGATCATCCCGGCGACCACGTCGGGGTCCAGCTCCGCGCCCACCGCGGGCCAGGTCCGCGAGGAGATCCCGCCGTACGCGGCGGCGGCGCCGACCTCGTACGTGACGACGTGCGCGTCGGCGTCGCAGAGCAGCTCGTCGCCGGGCGGTACGTGCAACTGGAGCGCGATCTGGTTGGCCATCGAGCCGCTCGGGGCGAACAGCGCCGCCTCGTGACCGAACAGCGCGGCCACCTCGGCCTCCAGCGCGGTGACCGTCGGGTCCTCGCCGTAGACGTCGTCGCCCACTTCGGCGGCGGCCATCGCCTCCCGCATCCCCGGCGTCGGCCGGGTCACGGTGTCCGTCCGCAGATCGATGACCTCAGCCACTGTGCCTCCTCCGGCTGCCGACTGCGGGGCTCGCAAGCTCACTCCTCGCGTCAGCCACGGAGCATCTCCGCCACCAGGAACGCCAACTCCAGCGACTGCTGGGTGTTCAGCCGGGGGTCGCAGGCGGTCTCGTACCGGTCGGGCAGGTCGAGATCCTCGATGCCCTGGGCACCGCCGAGGCACTCGGTGACGTCCTCGCCGGTCAGCTCGACGTGCAGGCCGCCCGGGTGGGTGTCCAGGCCCCTGTGCACCTCGAAGTAGCCGAGCACCTCGTCGACGATCCGGTCGAAGTGCCGGGTCTTGTAGCCGTTCGAGGACTCGTGCGTGTTGCCGTGCATCGGGTCGCACTGCCAGACGACCTTCGCCCCGGCGGCGGTGACCTTGGCGACGATCGGCGGCAGCGCGTCGCGGACCCGGTGGTTGCCCATCCGGCTGATCAGCGTGAGCCGGCCGGGGACGTTGTCCGGGTTGAGCTTCTCGCAGAGCTCGATCGCCTCGTCCGGCGTGGTCGTCGGGCCGAGCTTGACGCCGATCGGGTTGGCGATGCGGGAGATGAAGTCGATGTGCGCCCCGTCGATCTGCCGGGTCCGCTCGCCGATCCAGAGGAAGTGCCCGGACAGGCCGTACGCCTTGCCGTTGGAGATCCGGGTCAGCGCCCTGTCGTACTCCAGCGCCAGCGCCTCGTGCGAGCAGTGCAGCGTCACGGTGCGCAGCGCCTCGTCGTCGGTCATGCCGCAGGCGCGGATGAAGGCCAGCGCCCTGTCGATCTCGCGGGCGATCGCGTCGTAGCGCTCGCCGGCCGGGGACCGCCGGACGAAGTCCTTGTTCCAGTCGTGCACGGCGTGCAGGTCGGCCAGCCCACCGGCCAGGTACGCCCGGAGCATGTTCATCGCGGCGGCCGAGTTCGCGTACGCCCGGATCATGCGCTGCGGGTCGGCGACCCGCGCCTCCGGCGTGGCCTCCAGGGAATTGATCATGTCGCCGCGGTAGGCCGGCAGGCCCCGGGCGTCGGTCGGCAGCGACCGGGGCTTGGTGTACTGGCCGGCGACCCGGGCGACCTTGACCACCGGCAGCGACGCGCCGTAGGTGAGCACGATGGCCATCTGGAGCAGCGTGCGGGCGTTGGCGAGCAGGTGACTCTCGGTGTTGTCGGCGAAGGTCTCCGCGCAGTCACCGCCCTGGAGCAGGAACGCCTTGCCCTCGCAGACCAGCGCGAGCCGCTGCCGCAACTGGTCGACCTCGTAGGGCGCGACCACGGAGGGAACCGTGTCCAGCACCCGGCAGACCTCGGCGACCTGGGCCGGGTCGTCCCAGGGTGGGGTCTGCGCGCGCGGCAGCTCCCGCCATCGGTCGAGGCCGAGGGCCGCGTCCTCGGCGGAGTCGGCGGTCGGGCGGCTGGTCTGCAGACCAGGGCTGCCCACGGCGGGGTGACTCAGCTGATGCCACTCATGGCGCATGAAGGAAAGCGTACGGCGACCGTCGCGATCACTCACCGCCGAGGGGGATGGTTCCGGTCACTGGGAGGACACCGGTGAGGGCGCCATCGCCGGCGGCGGCGGCCCCGCCGGGTCGGCGGTCGGCTCGACCGCGCGCTCGCCGGGCGCCTCGCCGGAGATGCACCAGTCCGCGCCGTTACGGGTGACGGTGAACAGCAGCGACCGGGCGGCCTTGCGCGAGCCGGCGGCAACAGTGATCGAGGCGCTGACCTCCTGGCCGTTCGGGCCGGAGCGGACCTCGGTGATCGTCGCCTCGGGCACCGTGAAGTGGTCGGCGAAGTCGCCGTTCGGGCCGGTGGCGGCGGAGTCGAAGGCGGCGTGCATGGGCGCGCAGAGCTGGCTGCGGCCGGCGGCGGCGTCGCGGGCGGTCAGCGCGTCCAGGTACGCCTGCACGCGTTCCCGGCTCTTGGCCGCCGCCTCCTCGGCCGGCGCTTTCCCGCTGGGCGGGGTGTCGCCGCCCTGGCCGCCCGAGCCGCAGGCGGCCAGGGCGGCCGGCAGGAGCGCGAGGAGGGCGAGCCCGGCGAACCGGCCCCGGTGGCTGCGACCCATCTGTCCTCCCGTCGCGTGGACTCGTCGAGCGGCGAGTGTGCCACA
It includes:
- a CDS encoding Rv2175c family DNA-binding protein, with the translated sequence MTDSVPAETGPELAGPADPAGWLTLPDVAERLDLSISKVHQMIRDRELIAVRRDGVRRIPADLVANRTVLKHLPGVLNLLADAGYDDEEALRWLYREDPTLPGTPAVALGGDLAREVKRRAQAVAF
- a CDS encoding class II 3-deoxy-7-phosphoheptulonate synthase, with protein sequence MRHEWHQLSHPAVGSPGLQTSRPTADSAEDAALGLDRWRELPRAQTPPWDDPAQVAEVCRVLDTVPSVVAPYEVDQLRQRLALVCEGKAFLLQGGDCAETFADNTESHLLANARTLLQMAIVLTYGASLPVVKVARVAGQYTKPRSLPTDARGLPAYRGDMINSLEATPEARVADPQRMIRAYANSAAAMNMLRAYLAGGLADLHAVHDWNKDFVRRSPAGERYDAIAREIDRALAFIRACGMTDDEALRTVTLHCSHEALALEYDRALTRISNGKAYGLSGHFLWIGERTRQIDGAHIDFISRIANPIGVKLGPTTTPDEAIELCEKLNPDNVPGRLTLISRMGNHRVRDALPPIVAKVTAAGAKVVWQCDPMHGNTHESSNGYKTRHFDRIVDEVLGYFEVHRGLDTHPGGLHVELTGEDVTECLGGAQGIEDLDLPDRYETACDPRLNTQQSLELAFLVAEMLRG
- a CDS encoding deoxyribonuclease IV, whose amino-acid sequence is MSGCDGRRRVGSHTPTSGGLARAALPYADAAESEVVQVYVSNSRGWALPAGDPAQDALFRDGCGERGLPVFIHASLLVNLGSPTPATVTRSAETLAHALRRGRAIGAEGVVFHAGSAVDAGHAEVALRQVRAALLPLLDEIAATGGPMLLVEPSAGGGRSLASRVEHLGPYLDAVDRHPMLGVCFDTCHAWAAGHDLAAEGGMTATLDTLVATVGADRLRLVHANDSKDLCGSTRDRHENIGKGTIGEPAFAELMRHPATAGVPVLVETPTEKHIGHAADIATLKRLHP
- a CDS encoding threonine aldolase family protein, with the protein product MREAMAAAEVGDDVYGEDPTVTALEAEVAALFGHEAALFAPSGSMANQIALQLHVPPGDELLCDADAHVVTYEVGAAAAYGGISSRTWPAVGAELDPDVVAGMIRPDGYFAVPTRAIAVEQTHNRGGGGVIPLPTLRRMREVADEHGVALHCDGARIWHAHIADGVPLAEYGVLFDTLSVCLSKGLGAPVGSLVVGSAEKIARARFLRKRMGGGMRQVGILAAAGRYALAHHVERLADDHVKAARLAEAVAPHGVLASVVRTNIVPLDLTKHPLDAHALATAARAEGLLISVLGPRTARLVTHLDVTDAQIDRAATILNTALRA
- the pknB gene encoding Stk1 family PASTA domain-containing Ser/Thr kinase, producing the protein MDTQVADTLLGSLIEGRYRIRGRVARGGMATVYTATDERLERTVAVKIIHPTQAPQAKARMAGFVERFTDEAKTIARLTHPNVVAVYDQGIHAGLPYLVMEYVRGRTLRDVLAERRRLNPDEALAITEQMLAALAAAHRAGLVHRDVKPENVLVAEVPTGGSRNLVDSVVKVADFGLARAVEASAEDENGNQLMATVAYVAPELVTQGHADPRTDVYSAGIVLFEMLTGRVPYDGDRPVEVAWQHVDRDVPAPSTLVPTLPPALDALVARATRRDPAGRPADAAALLSEVQAAREELGNPHAHTTVLRQLSDDTAVLSQPTQVVAALQPVERPAWARLPESGAAQRPHRRRAVEEDGPGTGFAALRTRIMGSPRGRLAVAAAVVVLGLVAAVGGWWFGVGRYTVAPQMVSLTKADAEAQAQRGGFTLKYATPRHDENVPKDTVLGQSPGSAARIVKGGTITLTLSLGPERLPVPDVVGKDYALAQAELEGANLVVAKGSSRYDDTLPAGVVLATDPKVGTVVKPGAKVTVILSKGRAPVTVPNLVGKSLTEARTILAQLGLKPVENVKDSDKPKDEILGQSPADGTGVEKGAQVKLEISKGPPQVAVPRVVDMPCQQAKQTLESQGFPVNVQLNPNGIVRIQNPVENTPVPPGTTITVTCL